The window GGCAGTGGCTGCCCTCGACCGTCCGCCCGTCGGCGAGGGTCACGACGACGCCGTCGCCGGTGTTGACCACGCTCTCGGCGCGAGCCTTTGACAGCAGCGTCATGCCGCCGCGCTCGAAGACCTTCTCGAGCACCGCCGCGGCGTCGGAGTCCTCGCCGGGGAGCACCTGATCGCGGCTGGAGACGAGCGTGACCTTCGACCCGAGGTTCATGTAGGCCGAGGCGAACTCGGCGCCCGTGACGCCGGAGCCGACGACGATGAGGTGCTTCGGCAGCGAGCGCATGCCGTAGAGCTGGGTCCAGGTGAGGATGCGGTCGCCGTCGGGCTTGGCGGAGGGGAGTTCACGCGGCGACGAACCGACTGAGACGAGCAGGGTGTCCGCCTCCACGCGGTCGAAGTCGGTGCCGCCCGGTTCGGTGGCGATCACGACGGCGGAGTCGCCCTCGAGCCGCCCGTGTCCGGAGACGATGCGCACACCCGCCTCGACGAGCGAGGCGCGCATGTCGTCGGACTGCTGACGGGCGAGGGAGAGCAGCCGCGTGTTCACGGCGGCGAGGTTGATGGCGACCTCGGGCTGCAGCGGCTTGCCGTCGCCGCCCTTCGCGAACAGCTGCACGCCCAGGGCGCTCGCGCCCTTGATCGCGACCGCGGCATCGGCCGTCGCGATGAGGGTCTTCGACGGCACGACGTCGGTCATGACCGCGGCGCCGCCGACGCTCGCGCGCTCGACGAGGGTCACCTCGGCTCCGAGCTGGGCGGCGGCGAGCGCCGCTTCGTAACCGCCGGGGCCACCGCCGATGATGGCGACGCGCTGGGTTCGCTCGAAGCTGAGGGAGGACATGTACTCCATTCTGTCGCGCGTCGCGTGTGGCGACGAAACGCGGCGATTCCTAGAGTGGGCTCATGTCCTCATCTGCCGAGAACCCTCTCGATGACCCCACGGCCGATCCGTTCGAGATCGCCGCCACCGCCGCCGCCGACATCGTGCGCCTGACCGGCGTCGAGCGCCACGACATCGCCGTCACTCTGGGGAGCGGGTGGGGGCGCGCCGCCGAGCTCATCGGCGAGACCGTCGCGTCGTTCCCCGCGACGGAGGTCACCGGGTTCAGCGCGCCGGCACTCGCCGGGCACGCCGGCACGCTGCGGAGCGTGCGCACCCCCGCGGGAAAGCACGTGCTCGTCATCGGGGCCCGCACGCACTTCTACGAGAACCACGGCGTTCGCCGCGTCGTGCACAGCGTGCGCACGGCCGCAGCATCCGGTGCCTCCACCATGATCCTCACCAACGGCGCCGGAGGCATCCGCGAGACGTGGACGCCCGGACAGCCGGTGCTGATCAGCGACCACATCAACCTCACCGCCGCCTCACCTCTCGAGGGCGCGACCTTCGTCGACCTCACCGACCTGTACTCCTCACGACTGCGCGACCTCGCCCGCACGATCGACCCGAGTCTCGACGAGGGCGTCTACTGCCAGTTCCGCGGCCCCCACTACGAGACGCCCGCCGAGGTGCAGATGGCGAAGACCATCGGCGGGCACATCGTCGGCATGTCGACGGCGCTCGAGGCGATCGCGGCCCGCCAGGCGGGCATGGAGATCCTCGGCTTCTCGCTCATCACGAACCTCGCCGCCGGCATCCAGACCACGCCGTTGAGCCACGCCGAGGTGCTCGAGGCCGGCCGCGACGCCGAGCCCGTGATCTCCGCCCTGCTCGCCCGGGTCATCGAGGCGCTGTGAGCGCCGACGGGGCGACCCTCACCGACGACCTGCTGGAGGCAGCCCGCGCCTGGTTGGCGCAGGACCCCGACGGACAGACCCGCGACGAGCTGCGCGCGCTGATCAGTCGCACCGAGGAGGCGGATGCTGCGGCGGCGGCCGAGCTCGCGAACCGCTTCTCGCAGCGCCTGGCGTTCGGCACCGCGGGATTGCGCGGCGCGCTGGGCGCAGGACCCAACCGCATGAACCGCGTGCTGGTGGCTCAGGCCGCCGCGGGACTCGCGGCGTTCCTGCGGGAGCGCGCGGACGACGGCGACGCGCCGTCGGTCGTCATCGGCTACGACGGTCGTCGCAACTCCGACGTGTTCGCGCGCGACTCGGCCGAGATCTTCGCCGGCGCCGGGCTGCACGCGATCCTCCTGCCGCGGATGCTCCCCACCCCCGTGCTCGCCTTCGCCGTGCGCCACCTCGGCGCGTCGGCGGGCGTCATGGTCACCGCCAGCCACAATCCGCCCGACGACAACGGCTACAAGGTCTACCTCGGCGGCGACGACGACGGCGCGCAGATCGTCTCGCCCAGCGACTCGTCGATCGCGGCGCACATCCAGCGCATCGCCGACACGACCGAGCTCGGAGAACTCCCCCGCTCCGTCGGGTACTCGAACGCCGACGAGTCGCTCGTGGAGGCCTACGTCGCGGCGACCGCGGCCGTCTCCCCCGCGCCCGCCGGCGCAGACGGACTCCGCTGGGTCTACACCGCGATGCACGGCGTCGGGTGGGAGACCCTCTCGCGCATCGTCGAGTCGGCCGGCTACCCGGCGCCGATCCCGGTCGAGGCCCAGCTGCATCCCGACGGCGCGTTCCCCACGGTGGCGTTCCCCAACCCCGAGGAACCCGGCGCCCTCGACCTCGCGTACGAGACCGCGCGTGAGAGCTCTGCCGACCTGATCATCGCCAACGACCCCGACGCCGACCGCCTGGCGGTGGCGATCCCGGATGCTTCGGCAAACGGCGGCTGGCGGATGCTCAGCGGCAACGACGTCGGGCTGCTGCTCGGCTGGCGCGCGGCGCGCGCGGCCGTGGACGAGCACGGCGTGCCGCGCGACCCGTCGGCGTCGCTCGCCTGCTCGCTCGTCTCGTCGCCCGGGCTCGGGCGCATCGCGGAGCACTACGGACTCGGCTTCCACGAGACGTTGACGGGCTTCAAATGGATCTCGCGCGCCCCGGGTCTCGTCTACGGGTACGAGGAGGCCCTCGGGTACCTCGTCAACCCCGGCACGGTGCGCGACAAGGACGGCATCTCCGCGGCGATCGCAATGCTCGGTCTCGTCGGTCAGGCACGCGAGGACGGTCGGACCATCGCCGACGTGCTCGCCGAGTTCCGCGAGACCTTCGGCGCCTTCGCAAGCGACCAGATCTCCATCCGCGTCGACGACGTGGCCGAGATCGCCGCCATGATGGCGGCGTTGCGCGACGACCTGCCGCAGACGGTCGGCGGGGTCGCCGCATCCCAGGTCGACGACCTGCGTGACGGGCTCGGCGACCTGCCGCCCGGAGACGTGCTGCGTTTCTCGCTCGAAGACGGCTCCCGCCTCATCGTGCGCCCGAGCGGCACCGAGCCGAAGCTGAAGCTCTACCTCGACGTGCGCGCGGCGACCGAGAAGAAGGCGCGCAAACGCCTGGCGGAACTCGCCGCGGGCGCCCGCGAGATGCTCGACGCCGTGCGCTGACGCTCGAGCCCCGCGCCGACGCTCCGCGCCGGGTCGGGGCGCACATCTCCGGGTTCGGGGCGCGGATTTCGGGTCGGGGCGGGGAATCCCGCGCCCCGATGCGAGTTCTGCGCCCCGAACGGGGCTTCCTCCCCAGGCGACCGGGAACGGCGAGTATCCACCGGAGCGGCGGGATCAGGCTGCGGGGCGGCGCACCACGCTGAGACTCGGGGGCATGGTCTCGCCGTTCGCCGTCCCCTTGCTCCGCCGGGGCGACCTCCAGACCAGGGCAGCGGCCCTGCGGCAGGTCGCTCACCCCTCGCCCGGCACGTACCTGACCGATCGCGCCGAGGAGTTCCGCGAGACCGCGCGCGAAGTCGTCCAGCGCTCCGCCGACGGCCGGGCACGGGCGCACCGCATCCTCGCGTTCGCCGACGGCCGGGCGCAGTTGCCCGGTGGGGCTCCTTCGGGATCACCCCGCCGCGTGAGGCGGATGCTGCGGCCCGGGCGTCGCGCCGGCGAGCCCTAGGCTCGTCGCATGGATCTGGTCGAACCCCTCACGCTCGAGAACGCCTACGTCCGGCTGGAGCCGCTCGAGGCCCGCCACGCCGGCGACCTCGCGGTCGCAGCATCCGGTCTCGAGCACGCCTGGTACACGAGCGTGCCGTTGCCGGACGCCGTTCCCGCGGAGATCACCGCTCGGCTCGCGATGCGCGACAGCGGCTCGATGAACCCGTGGGCGGTGGTGCTCCCCGACGGTACGGCGGTCGGCATGACCACATTCTGCAACATCGATCAGGCGAACCGGCACGTCGAGATCGGCTACACCTGGCTGTCGCCTCGCGTGCAGCGCAGCGCGGTCAACAGCGCGGCCAAGCTGCTCCTCCTCGGGCACGCTTTCGGGGAGTGCGAGGCCATCGCGGTGGAGTTCCGCACCCACTGGCACAATAGGCAGTCCCGCGCGGCGATCGAGCGCCTCGGCGCGCGCCAGGACGGCGTTCTGCGCAACCACCGCGTGGATGCCGACGGCATCCTCCGCGACACGGTCGTGTACTCGATCCTGCCGGGCGAGTGGCCGGGTGTCCGTCGCGGCCTGGAGGCGCGCCTCGCGCGCTGACCCTTTCGGGGCGCGATCTTCTCCTCGGGGCGCGGGATTGCACGCCCCGACCCGAGAACCGCGCCCCGAACCCGGAGAAACCCGCCCCGAACCCGAGGGCCGGGGCGGCGGACGTCAGCCGTCGATGACGGCGACCAGCTCGTCGAGGAATGCCGCGAAGTCGGTGCCGCGTCGCACGATCCGCTGCACGCTGTCGCGCTCGCTGAACACCTCGACGAACTGCTCGAAGACGGTCTGGAACGCCTCGCGGTCGGTCTCGCTGAACGCGACGAGCGCCACCACCTGCACGCGCCCCTCACCCCAGGGGATCGAGGGATCGGCGATGCCGATCGCGATCCGCGTGCGCGAGGCGGTCATGCCCATCGCGTGCGGCACGGCGAGCGCGTCGGTGAACGCGGTCGACGACAGCGCCTCGCGCTCGATCGCGCGCTCGACGTAGTCGTCGTCGATGACGGACTGCGCCACGAGCATCGACCCGAGCTCGCGGATCACCCCCGACTCCCCCTCGCCCGCGTCGATGCCGCGGACGAACGCGGTGGGGTCGAAGTACCGCTCGAGCTCGGTGCGCAGCCGCGCCAGCCGGCGCCCGCGCCGGATGCGGCCGGCCGCCGCCTGCACGCGCTCCACGTCGCTGTCGGTGAGGAACGGCTGGATGCGCACGATGCGGTCGCTCGGGCGTGCCGGGTCGATCGTCGAGAGCACGAGGTCGGTGTCGATCGACTCCCAGTCGGGATCGACGCGGGTCTCGACGCCGACGACCTCGATGGCCTGGCCCAGCGAGCGGTCGACGCTCGAGCGCAGCAGCTCGTGCAGCTCGTAGTAGCCGGGGCACACGATGGTCGCCGTGAGCAGCTGGTCCGCTCGCCTGCTGCGCTCGAGGCGCCCGCCGACGTGCATCGCGATGTAGGCGATCTCGTCGTCCTGGATGGGGATGCCGAGACTCTGCTGCAAGCCGCTGGCGATGTAGACCGCGACGTCGAAGATCATCGGGTACGTCGACTTCAGCGAGCGCGTCAGGGGGTTCCGCGACCACGCCTGCTCCTTCGCGCGGTGCAGGAGGTTCTGCACGTGCAGGGCGAGGCGGAGGATGAAGTCCTCGTGCGCGATGTCGACGAGGAAGTCGGCGGCCGCCTGCTCGACGACGGCACGGACGGATGCTTCGACCTCGGGATCGAGTCGCGCTCGCGCATCGTCGGCGGAGGGAGCACCGGGGGCGACGACCCGGGTGAGCACGAGTGTGGCGAGGTGCTCGCGGTCGCCCGTTCCCAGCTGCACGCCGAGGTGGCGGAGAGTGAGGCGGTCGAGGAGGCCCGCGACCTCGGAGTGGGCGGCGGAGCTGTCGGTCGACGCGCGCTCGAGGGCACGGTCGCGGGTGATCCGATCTGCGGCGATCGCGATGTGCATCACGACGTCGCCGATCCCGAACTCGTTGACGAAGTAGCCCATCCCGCCCAGCTCCCCGACGAGCTCGGACTTGAACGGTCCGAACGCGCGGGCACCCACCGACCCCTCACCGAGGGTGCGGCGGAGCGCGGCGAGGTCGAACAGCCCCGCATCCATCTCGTCGTGGGCGAGCTTGCTCAGGAGCCGCCGCTGCGCCATCTCGGTGCCGCGCAAGCGCGCGGTCGACGCGGAACGCTCCAGGGTCAGCTCGGTGCCGCCGAGGAGTCCGCGCACCCGGGCGAGGTCGGCGTCGAGAGTGGCGGTGCTGACGTGAAGCGAATCCGCCGTCTCGAACACGTCGATGCCGTCGGGCGAATCCAGGAGCGACCGCACGAGGGTGTGGAGACGGTCGCGGGGGGTGCCCGCCTCGGGCGCACTGCCGGCGCGCTGGGCCGCCGCAGCATCCGCCCCCGCCCGGTAGCCCGAGGGACCCGACTCGATCGCGGTCCCGTCCGGAACGCGGGCGTTGACGGCGTTGACGTACGACCGGATGCTGCGGGGCGTCACGCCCAGGGAGTCGGCGAGCGTCGCTGCCGTCTCCCACTCGCCGTTCCGGGTCAGCAGGGCGAGCAGGCGATCCTGCCTCGCTCGTGTCACGTCGTCCTCCACGTCCGCCGTCGTGTCGCGGAAGCCTTCCCAGTCAATCACGCGCCGACCCCTCGGGCGGCGGCCCACCAGCGTTCATTCCGGGGGGTGGGAAACGAACCTGGTTGTCGTCTCCCAGCCTTCTCACAAGAATGGGCGAGAAGGAGGCGGATCGATGAGGATCCTCGTGGTCTGTGGTGCGGGTGCGTCGAGCACCTTCGTCGCGCAACGCGTGCGGCACGCCGCTCATGACCGCGGCCTTTCCTACACCGCGTTCGCCGGTACCGACAGATCGCTCCCGATCGATCTGGACGCCGCGGACATGGTGCTGGTCGGACCCCACTTGGCCGACTCGCTCGAGAGGATCGAGAGGGATGCCGCGGCCCGTGGCGTCGTGGTGGTCCTCCTCCCGGACGACGTCTTCACCGACCTGTCCGGCACGCGGACCCTCGACCTGGTCGAGCAGGCCGTGCACAACTCCCCGGCACGCGACACCGACCCCCTCGACGCCTGAGAAAGGACCACCCATGCCCCAGATCACCCGGACGGTGCGGATCGGCTCGTCCCACGGGCTGCACGCCCGCCCCGCGAAGCTGTTCGCCCAGGCGGCGAAGGACTCCGGCATCCCCGTCACCATCGCGAAGGACGCGGGGGCGCCGGTGAACGCCGCCAGCATCCTCGGGGTGATCGCCCTCGGGCTCGACCAGGGCGACTACGTCACCCTCTCCGCCGACGGCGCCAACGCCGAGGCGACGGTCGACGCCCTCGCCGAACTCCTGACCACCGACCACGACGCAGCATGACGGGAACCGAGACCATGACGGAACTTCGCGGAGTCGGAATCGGCCTGGGGGTCGCCCAGGGACCGGTCGCACGGATGGCGGAGCCCCTCCCCGCTCCGAAGGACGCCCCCAGCGAAAGGAGCGTCGACGAGGAATCGTCACGCGTCCGCGAGGCGGTCGCCGCCGTCGCACGCGAGCTCGAGGAGCGCGGCAACACCGCGGGCGGCGCCGCCCGCGACGTGCTCGAGGCCCAGGCCATGATGGCCGAGGACCCGACGCTCGAAGCCGAGGTCGACACCCGCCTGCAGGCCGGGAAGACCGGCGAGTGGGCCGTCTACGATGCGTTCGCGTCGTTCCGCGAGCAGCTCACCGCCCTCGGCGGCTATCTGGGCGAGCGCGCCGCCGACCTCGACGACGTCGCCCAGCGCGTCATCGCCCGACTCCGGGGCGTCGCCGCCCCCGGCATCCCCGACCCCGGTCACCCGTTCGTGCTGGTCGCCACAGACCTCGCCCCCGCCGACACCGCACTGCTCGACCTCGACAAGGTGCTCGCGCTCATCACGACCGAGGGCGGTCCCACGTCGCACACGGCGATCCTCGCCCGCGAGAAGTCGATCGTCGCCGTCGTCGGCGCCGCGCACGCTGCGAGCCTCACCGAGGGCGAGACGGTGATCGTGGATGCTGCCGCCAACCTCGTCGTGACCTCCCCGTCCGACGACGAGCTCGCCCGCGCCCTGACCCGCGCCGCCGATCGTGCGGCCGCAGCATCCGCCCCCATCACCCCGGGCGCGCTCGCCGACGGCACCGCGGTGCCGCTGCTGGCGAACCTCGGCAAGCCCGGCGGCGCCTCCGAGGCGGTCGAGCTGGGCGCCGAAGGCGTCGGCCTGTTCCGCACGGAGTTCCTCTTCCTCAGCTCGAGCTCGGCCCCCACCGTCGAGGAGCAGCGCACGGCCTACACCGAACTGCTGGCCGCCTTCCCCGGCAAGAAGGTCGTCGTGCGCGTGCTCGACGCCGGTGCCGACAAACCCCTGCCGTTCCTCAACGACGCGCACGAGGAGAACCCGGCACTCGGCCTCCGAGGCCTCCGCGCCCTCCGCGCCAGCGAAGACATCCTGCGCGAGCAGCTCACCGCGCTCGCAGAGGCGGATGCGGCGACGCGACGCTCCCCGGAGGGGCCGGCCGATCTGTGGGTCATGGCGCCCATGGTCTCGACCGTCGAGGAGACCGAGTACTTCGTCTCTCTGGCGAAGGACTACGGACTGAAGACCGCGGGCGTGATGGTCGAGGTGCCCTCATCGGCGCTCCTGGCCGACCGCATCTTCCGCCACGCCGACTTCGCCTCCATCGGCACGAACGACCTCACGCAGTACACGCTCGCCGCCGACCGCCTGCTCGGCTCGGTGGCATCGTTCCAGGATCCGTGGCACCCCGCGGTGCTCCGCCTGGTGCGCGAGGTGGGAGCGGCGGGAGCGGCGTCGGGCAAGCCCGTCGGCATCTGCGGCGAGGCGGCGGCCGACCCGCTTCTGGCCGTGGTGCTCGTCGGTCTCGGCGCGACCACGCTCTCCATGGCGCCGACGGCCCTGGCCGACGTGCGCGCCACCCTCCTCACCCACACTCTCGACGATGCCCGACGCATCGCCGAGGCAGCACTGGCCGCCGATGGCGCGGCCACCGCACGCGAGGCGGCGACAGCGGCCGCCTCTTCACAGAAAGCAGCAGAACAATGACAACGACGTCGAAAGACGTGACGAGCACCACCGGCGGCGCACGCGTCGCGGTGCAGCGCTTCGGCACGTTCCTCTCGGGCATGATCATGCCCCTCATCCCCGCGCTCATCGCCTGGGGCATCTTCACGGCCTTCTTCATCGAGAAGGGCTGGACGCCCAACGACCAGCTCGCCACGATCGTCGGCCCGTTCATCCACTACCTGCTGCCGGTCCTCATCGCCTACCTCGGCGGCCACCTGGTCTACGCCGTGCGCGGCGGCGTCGTGGGTGCGATCGCCACGTTCGGCGTCATCGCGGGCTCGGACTACCTCATCGCCCAGGTCAACCTGACCCTTCCCGCCGACAACCAGCTCGGCGAGATCAACATGTTCATCGGCGCGATGATCATGGCCCCGCTCGCCGCGTGGACGATGAAGCAGCTCGACAAGCTCTGGGACGGCAAGATCAAGGCCGGCTTCGAGATGCTCGTCAACATGTTCTCGGCCGGCATCTGGGGCTTCGTGATGGCGATCGTCGGGTTCTACCCGCTGGCGTTCCTCATCAACGGCCTCATGAACGTGCTCAGCACCGCGGTGAACTTCCTCGTCGACACGGGACTCCTGCCGCTGACGAGCATCCTGATCGAGCCGGCGAAGGTGCTCTTCCTCAACAACGCCATCAACCACGGCGTGCTGACTCCGCTCGGCATCCAGCAGGCGGCCGACAGCGACACCGGCGGGTCGATCCTGTTCCTGCTCGAGGCCAACCCCGGCCCCGGCGTCGGCCTGCTGCTCGCCTTCACGTTCTTCGGGCTCGGTGCGGCGCGTGCGTCCGCTCCGGGTGCGGCGATCATCCAGTTCTTCGGCGGCATCCACGAGGTGTACTTCCCGTACGCGCTCATGAAGCCGACCCTCATCCTCGCCCTCATCGGCGGCGGTATGACGGGCGTCACGACCAACCTGCTGCTGGGCGGCCAGCTGCGCGCTCCCGCGGCTCCGGGCAGCATCCTCGCGGTGCTGGCTCAGGTGGCCGACAACCGGTACTTCGCGGTGATCCTCTCCGTGGTGCTGTCGGCCGCGGTGACGTTCCTCATCTCGGCGATCATCCTGCGGGCCTCGCGCAAGCGGGATCTGCTCGCCGAGGGCGACGCCTTCTCCGCCGCCATCTCGAAGACGTCGGCGAACAAGGGCAAGTCGTCCGCCGCTCTCGACGCACTCCGGGCTTCGGACGGCCGCGACCGCGAAGCCGTGCGCGAGGCCGAGGAAGCCGTCGACCGCCTCGAGACCGAGGAGGAGACCGGTGGGGCTCTCAGCGGCGGCATCGTCGCCACGAAGCAGATCCAGAACGTGGTCTTCGCCTGCGACGCCGGTATGGGCTCCTCTGCGATGGGCGCGAGCGTGCTGCGCAACAAGTTCAAGAAGGCCGGCCTCACCGACGTCACGGTGACCAACAAGGCCATCGCGAACCTCGACCCGTCGGCGGACCTCGTCATCACGCAGGCCCAGCTCACCGACCGCGCGCGCAAGCAGACGCCCGGATCGATCCACGTGTCGGTCGACAACTTCATGAACTCGCCGAAGTACGACGAGGTCGTGGAGCTCGTGCGCGACCAGCACGACGACAAGTAAGACACAGCACACCTACGAGGCCGGGCGCGCGAAGCCCCGGCCTCGTAGGCTTTGACCCACGGATGCTTCGGCACCCGACCCCTCGAAACGAAAGGCGAACGACATGCCACGCGACGTTCTCAGCATCGGCCAGGTCCGCATCCACAGCGGCGGCGCGACCCGTGAAGAGGCGATGAAGGAGGCCGCCGACATCCTCGAATCGGCCGGCGCCGTGACGTCGAAGTACTTCGACGCGATGCAGCAGCGCGAGGAGACCGTCTCGACCTACATGGGCAACGAGCTCGCCATCCCCCACGGCACGAACGAGACGAAGGACGCGATCCTCGAGTCCGCGCTCTCGGTGGTCCGCTACGACGGCGGGGTCGACTGGGGCGGAGAGCCGGTGACCTTCGTCATCGGCATCGCCGGCAAGGGCGACGAGCACCTCGAGATCCTCTCGCAGATCGCGATCCTCTTCTCCGACGAGGACGAGGTCGCCCGCCTGAAGCAGGCCGACGCCCCCGAGGCGCTCTACCAGGCCCTCGCCGCGGTCAACGACGCATGAAGGCCGTCCATTTCGGCGCCGGCAACATCGGGCGGGGCTTCGTCGGGGTGCTCCTGCACCAGGGCGGCTACGACCTCGTGTTCTCCGACGTCGCAGCGTCTCTCGTCGATGCGATCAACGACGCATCCGAGTACACGGTGCACGAGGTCGGCGAGGGCGGGGTCGACACCGTCGTCACCGGTTTCCGGGCGATCAACAGCGCGACCGACGCTCCCGCGCTCGTGGATGAGATCGCGGGCGCGAACGTCGTCACGACGGCCGTCGGA is drawn from Microbacterium hatanonis and contains these coding sequences:
- a CDS encoding PTS sugar transporter subunit IIA, encoding MPRDVLSIGQVRIHSGGATREEAMKEAADILESAGAVTSKYFDAMQQREETVSTYMGNELAIPHGTNETKDAILESALSVVRYDGGVDWGGEPVTFVIGIAGKGDEHLEILSQIAILFSDEDEVARLKQADAPEALYQALAAVNDA
- a CDS encoding BglG family transcription antiterminator, translated to MTRARQDRLLALLTRNGEWETAATLADSLGVTPRSIRSYVNAVNARVPDGTAIESGPSGYRAGADAAAAQRAGSAPEAGTPRDRLHTLVRSLLDSPDGIDVFETADSLHVSTATLDADLARVRGLLGGTELTLERSASTARLRGTEMAQRRLLSKLAHDEMDAGLFDLAALRRTLGEGSVGARAFGPFKSELVGELGGMGYFVNEFGIGDVVMHIAIAADRITRDRALERASTDSSAAHSEVAGLLDRLTLRHLGVQLGTGDREHLATLVLTRVVAPGAPSADDARARLDPEVEASVRAVVEQAAADFLVDIAHEDFILRLALHVQNLLHRAKEQAWSRNPLTRSLKSTYPMIFDVAVYIASGLQQSLGIPIQDDEIAYIAMHVGGRLERSRRADQLLTATIVCPGYYELHELLRSSVDRSLGQAIEVVGVETRVDPDWESIDTDLVLSTIDPARPSDRIVRIQPFLTDSDVERVQAAAGRIRRGRRLARLRTELERYFDPTAFVRGIDAGEGESGVIRELGSMLVAQSVIDDDYVERAIEREALSSTAFTDALAVPHAMGMTASRTRIAIGIADPSIPWGEGRVQVVALVAFSETDREAFQTVFEQFVEVFSERDSVQRIVRRGTDFAAFLDELVAVIDG
- a CDS encoding NAD(P)H-quinone dehydrogenase; translation: MEYMSSLSFERTQRVAIIGGGPGGYEAALAAAQLGAEVTLVERASVGGAAVMTDVVPSKTLIATADAAVAIKGASALGVQLFAKGGDGKPLQPEVAINLAAVNTRLLSLARQQSDDMRASLVEAGVRIVSGHGRLEGDSAVVIATEPGGTDFDRVEADTLLVSVGSSPRELPSAKPDGDRILTWTQLYGMRSLPKHLIVVGSGVTGAEFASAYMNLGSKVTLVSSRDQVLPGEDSDAAAVLEKVFERGGMTLLSKARAESVVNTGDGVVVTLADGRTVEGSHCLMAVGSIPNTAGIGLEEAGVQLTSSGNIRVNRVARTSVPNIYAAGDCTTFVPLASVASMQGRTAIFHALGDVVIPLERRRISANIFTAPEIATVGWSEQDIADGRIDGVVRKLPLSANPRAKMQGIKDGFVKIIARQGSGTVIGGVIVGPRASELIYPIAIAVERRLTIDQVSRVFAVYPSLSASITDATRAMHVVDRNDLDT
- a CDS encoding GNAT family N-acetyltransferase — translated: MDLVEPLTLENAYVRLEPLEARHAGDLAVAASGLEHAWYTSVPLPDAVPAEITARLAMRDSGSMNPWAVVLPDGTAVGMTTFCNIDQANRHVEIGYTWLSPRVQRSAVNSAAKLLLLGHAFGECEAIAVEFRTHWHNRQSRAAIERLGARQDGVLRNHRVDADGILRDTVVYSILPGEWPGVRRGLEARLAR
- a CDS encoding PTS mannitol transporter subunit IICB; this translates as MTTTSKDVTSTTGGARVAVQRFGTFLSGMIMPLIPALIAWGIFTAFFIEKGWTPNDQLATIVGPFIHYLLPVLIAYLGGHLVYAVRGGVVGAIATFGVIAGSDYLIAQVNLTLPADNQLGEINMFIGAMIMAPLAAWTMKQLDKLWDGKIKAGFEMLVNMFSAGIWGFVMAIVGFYPLAFLINGLMNVLSTAVNFLVDTGLLPLTSILIEPAKVLFLNNAINHGVLTPLGIQQAADSDTGGSILFLLEANPGPGVGLLLAFTFFGLGAARASAPGAAIIQFFGGIHEVYFPYALMKPTLILALIGGGMTGVTTNLLLGGQLRAPAAPGSILAVLAQVADNRYFAVILSVVLSAAVTFLISAIILRASRKRDLLAEGDAFSAAISKTSANKGKSSAALDALRASDGRDREAVREAEEAVDRLETEEETGGALSGGIVATKQIQNVVFACDAGMGSSAMGASVLRNKFKKAGLTDVTVTNKAIANLDPSADLVITQAQLTDRARKQTPGSIHVSVDNFMNSPKYDEVVELVRDQHDDK
- a CDS encoding phospho-sugar mutase, with amino-acid sequence MSADGATLTDDLLEAARAWLAQDPDGQTRDELRALISRTEEADAAAAAELANRFSQRLAFGTAGLRGALGAGPNRMNRVLVAQAAAGLAAFLRERADDGDAPSVVIGYDGRRNSDVFARDSAEIFAGAGLHAILLPRMLPTPVLAFAVRHLGASAGVMVTASHNPPDDNGYKVYLGGDDDGAQIVSPSDSSIAAHIQRIADTTELGELPRSVGYSNADESLVEAYVAATAAVSPAPAGADGLRWVYTAMHGVGWETLSRIVESAGYPAPIPVEAQLHPDGAFPTVAFPNPEEPGALDLAYETARESSADLIIANDPDADRLAVAIPDASANGGWRMLSGNDVGLLLGWRAARAAVDEHGVPRDPSASLACSLVSSPGLGRIAEHYGLGFHETLTGFKWISRAPGLVYGYEEALGYLVNPGTVRDKDGISAAIAMLGLVGQAREDGRTIADVLAEFRETFGAFASDQISIRVDDVAEIAAMMAALRDDLPQTVGGVAASQVDDLRDGLGDLPPGDVLRFSLEDGSRLIVRPSGTEPKLKLYLDVRAATEKKARKRLAELAAGAREMLDAVR
- a CDS encoding purine-nucleoside phosphorylase, producing the protein MSSSAENPLDDPTADPFEIAATAAADIVRLTGVERHDIAVTLGSGWGRAAELIGETVASFPATEVTGFSAPALAGHAGTLRSVRTPAGKHVLVIGARTHFYENHGVRRVVHSVRTAAASGASTMILTNGAGGIRETWTPGQPVLISDHINLTAASPLEGATFVDLTDLYSSRLRDLARTIDPSLDEGVYCQFRGPHYETPAEVQMAKTIGGHIVGMSTALEAIAARQAGMEILGFSLITNLAAGIQTTPLSHAEVLEAGRDAEPVISALLARVIEAL
- the ptsP gene encoding phosphoenolpyruvate--protein phosphotransferase, which produces MTELRGVGIGLGVAQGPVARMAEPLPAPKDAPSERSVDEESSRVREAVAAVARELEERGNTAGGAARDVLEAQAMMAEDPTLEAEVDTRLQAGKTGEWAVYDAFASFREQLTALGGYLGERAADLDDVAQRVIARLRGVAAPGIPDPGHPFVLVATDLAPADTALLDLDKVLALITTEGGPTSHTAILAREKSIVAVVGAAHAASLTEGETVIVDAAANLVVTSPSDDELARALTRAADRAAAASAPITPGALADGTAVPLLANLGKPGGASEAVELGAEGVGLFRTEFLFLSSSSAPTVEEQRTAYTELLAAFPGKKVVVRVLDAGADKPLPFLNDAHEENPALGLRGLRALRASEDILREQLTALAEADAATRRSPEGPADLWVMAPMVSTVEETEYFVSLAKDYGLKTAGVMVEVPSSALLADRIFRHADFASIGTNDLTQYTLAADRLLGSVASFQDPWHPAVLRLVREVGAAGAASGKPVGICGEAAADPLLAVVLVGLGATTLSMAPTALADVRATLLTHTLDDARRIAEAALAADGAATAREAATAAASSQKAAEQ
- a CDS encoding HPr family phosphocarrier protein, encoding MPQITRTVRIGSSHGLHARPAKLFAQAAKDSGIPVTIAKDAGAPVNAASILGVIALGLDQGDYVTLSADGANAEATVDALAELLTTDHDAA
- a CDS encoding PTS sugar transporter subunit IIB, giving the protein MRILVVCGAGASSTFVAQRVRHAAHDRGLSYTAFAGTDRSLPIDLDAADMVLVGPHLADSLERIERDAAARGVVVVLLPDDVFTDLSGTRTLDLVEQAVHNSPARDTDPLDA